GTACCGCCATCTGGATTTCGCGCGCTACCGTCTCGCGTAGGCGAATACCTTCCAGGGCCAGGCTGCGCATGATCGCCAAGCTTACCTGCTCTTTCCAGGCCTTTTGCAGATGCTGGGTAATTTTCTCTTCCAGTTCGATGATGATTCGACGTTCGACCTCTTGAAACAGCAGGGTCTCGAATTCGCGCAGGAACTCGCCATCGAGCAGCGATGGCGTGGCGCTGGGTGCGCCACTCGCCGGGGTTGCAGTTGCTTGTCTGGCCTCTGGCTGCGGGTTGTCCTTCGGCCTGGGCTCTGTCTCGGGCACGTCCTGAGTGACGGCCGGCGTTTCTGCGTGAGCTGCAGGATATTGTGTCGTTTCCTGATCAGCCGCCAGGGATGAAATCGGCGCGTGGGATTCGACCGCCGCCGCCTCGTCATGAGCCATATTTTCTGGCGCAGATGGAGCAAGGGGAGGCTCTGGCCGTTGGTCATCGGCCTGCTCTTCCTTTTCCTCTTCGGCGGGATAGTGAAAGGAGATCTTGCGGATTTTCTCCAAGGCCTTCGCCAATTCCGTCTCTTCCATGCTTTTCTCTGCTTCCAACTCCTCTACGCCAGAGACCGTGGCGGAAGCAACGGGAATCACTGCGGGGTTTGGGTCTGAATCAGCTGGGAGCGGAGGCAGATCCTCAACTTTTGTCATGCTGCCAGTGAACACCATGTCAGAAGTGATTGCGGGCACGGGATCGGGCGGGGAAGGAGGGAACTCCTCTTCCTTTGCCGTCGCTTCCTCCTCTCTAACTTTTGTTGAGCGTCGCCACAAGGGTGGGGGTAAACCCTCGCGTACCAGATCTTGCAGGAGGAGAGGCTCCACCCCGTCGGGGATCTCCTGCTCATCCAATATGGGCTCACGGCGATCTTGCGCGGTCATGGAGATTTTTCCTCAAGCTTCCAAAGGGAACATCTGGATACTGTAACCCGCTTGCTTACACTGGCGGTAGCGTTTCCGCGCCGCTTCGCGATCTGCCTCGGCCGCGGGAATAAAGTCGATGAGACGCTCTACCGTATCCGCTATTGCGGGGAGTTCTCCAGGCCATTCCAGCAGGACCAGGGCGCGGGCCTCCGGGCGCCGCTGCTGTGGATCGGAGAACAGATAGACGGGCTCCTGAATCGTGCTGCCGTGGGGGAGAAAGGCCCCAGCATGGAAGGTCCAGAGCAGGTCATCATAGTTCTTCTGCAGCTCGGGGCTAGCGGCGAGGACGTCGACACGGCCCAGGACCTGCCACGCCTTGGCAATGACCCGACAAATCGCGCGCCGACTCTCCACCACGGACAGGGGCAGGGCAGGAAGCTGATAAAAGTTGACCGTCCCCGACATGATGTCGGCTCAGACCGCCTTGGCGCGCTGACGCAGGAAATGCACCAGGAGCGGTACGGGGCGACCGGTTGCACCCTTGTTCTCCCCGCTTTGCCAAGCGACGCCGGCGATATCCAGATGCGCCCAGCGGTAGTCCTCCGTAAAACGGGAAAGAAAACAGGCGGCCGTAATGGTGCCAGCGGGTCGTCCACCCACATTGCTAAGGTCGGCGAAGGGGCTTTTCAGCTGTTCCTGGTAGTCCTCGAAGAGGGGTAACTCCCAGGCACGATCCTGACTGCTCCGACCGGCGTGCAGGAGCTCGGCCACCAGGCCCTCGTGATTGCCCAGTACCGCAGCGGTTTGATGACCAAGGGCAATGATGCAAGCACCGGTGAGCGTGGCCATGTCGATGACCACGTCGGGATGAAAGCGTTTGGCATAGGTCAGGGCATCAGCCAGAATCAGGCGCCCCTCGGCATCGGTGTTGATGATTTCGACGCTGAGGCCGGCCATGCTGCGATGAATGTCGCCAGGTTTGGTCGCCTGCCCGTCGGGGAGATTTTCCGAGGCGGGTACGATCACCGTGATATTGAGCGGCAGAGCAAGATCGGCAGCGGCCTGGATGGCGGCCAGGGCCGCGGCGCCACCGCACATGTCGTATTTCATCTCATCCATCTTGTCTGCTGGCTTGAGAGAGATCCCTCCGGCATCGAAGGTCAGCCCTTTGCCCACCAGCACGATGGGCGCTGCATCTGCAGCGCCGCCGCGGTAGTGCAGGACGATCAGGCGCGGCTCCTGGCGGGAGCCTTGCGCCACCCCCAGAAGGAGGTGCATGCCCAGTTCCTCCATCTCCACTGGGCCGAGGACTTCGGATTCGATTCCCCGTTGCGCCGCCATATTTACGGCTTGTTCGGCCAGCCAGCTGGGAGTACAGATGTTGCCTGGCTGGTTGGCGAGGTCGCGGGCCCAATCATTCGCTTGGCTGATTGCCAGTGCCGTAGCTATGGCATCTTGCATTTCTTGCTGGTTTGTCGCGCTGTTTTCCGGAGCTGGCAGGACATGGATCTGCTCCAGGCTGCGCCGCGGGTGTTTTGCGGGCTTCTTGTGTTGATCGAAGCGGTACTGCGCATCGAGGATGCCGCGCAGCCAGATCTCCATCGCCTCTGACATGCTGCGGTGGGCGATGGATACGTCGCAAAGGGCGAGACTGACATTGGTAAGCTGGGCCTTGGCGATGGTTTGCCCCAGGGCGCGGGCCGCTTTCTGCAGTTTGCCATCGGCCAGTTTTTCCCCACTGCCAACGCCGACCAGCAGGAGTCGCTCGGCGCCAATGCCGGGGACACCATAAAGAAGCTGACATTGTCCCGGCTCCGCCGTAAAATCGCCGGAGGCAAGGAAGCGGCTGAGGAAGCCGCCGCTGCTTTCCTCTATTTTTTGGGCGTTCGCCGTGCGTTGTCCTTGTTCATGACAGGCGATTACCAGACAGGCGCATGGATCCATTATGGTGATGTTCTGTTCCAAGCTAATTTTCATTGTCAGCCTCCGGTCGTTGTCATAGGGCGAAATATGAATTTCCATAGGGTACACCAGGGCCGCGCCTGCAGGCCAATGCCGCGGCAGGGGATTTGATGCATATTCGCTTACCTCTGTGGTCGCGCGAACAGATCACCAGTCATATCCGCCATTCTGTCTTGCTCTACTTTGGGATTGCCTGTGCTGTGGTGCTGTCCCTGCTCGCCATTGGTCAGCTGAGTCAGATCTTGCAACAGGTGGCTTCGGGACAGCTGCCGCTGCGGGTCGTGCTGCAGTTGTTGGGCCTGAGCGTTCCTACCCTGTTGGTGACTGTGCTGCCATTGGCACTCTTTTTTGCCGTGTACTTGGTCTTTGCCAATCTCTATCGACACAACGAGATGATGGCCATTCACGGTGCGGGTATTGGCTTGCAGAAGCTGCTGCTCGGCCTTTTGCCCAGCGTTCTGGTGCTCGTTCTCCTGGAGGCTGGTCTGGCGCTCTGGTGGGCTCCTGCCTCGCAACAACATTTACAGGACGAAAGTGCGCGTTTGGCGGCGGCGGCTGCACAAGCCCTGATTCAACCGGGTAGCTTTGCTCATCTTCCAGATGGACGGGTAATTTACGTGGGTCAGGAGGCTGGGAACAAAGATCGGTATCAGGAAATCTTTATCGATCTATCGCATGTGGGGGCGCCGGACTACGCAACGGCCGCCTATGGCAAGGTGCAGATCGACAAGAAGGCGGGGGTCTCGTTGCTGCTGATTGATGGTCAGCGCTATCTCGGCCAACCCGGTCAGCCGGGATACAAGATTTGGAGCTTCGCGCGCTACCGGGTCGACTTGGCCGCACCGCAACAAAGTGCGGCCGGTGGGCAGTCCTGGAGCGCAATGCCGCTGGTGCAGTTGTTTGCCGAGCTGGCGCGCCCAAATACGCATATGCACGCCATGGCCGAGCTGGAATGGCGATTTTTCTGGCCATTATTCCTTCCGGTCATCGTGCTTCTCGCGATTCCGCTGGCCTATGCTGAGCCGCGGCATCCTGGACGCGCGGGAGGGATTCTCGTGGGGATACTGTTGCTCCTGGGCGCAAACAATCTTCTGGTGGCGCTCAAGGAAAATCTGATTCAGGGCAAGATTGCACCAGTGCCCGGACTCTTCTGGACCTGGATTCTACTTGCAGTGTTGGCGGGCTATCTGTTCTACCGCCGGCAGGCCGACCTGCCGCTACTGCCAGCCTGGTTGCGTGGGGTTTTGCCATGAGACGTGCCGACTCCCTGCTCTTTCGTGGCATGCTCTTCTATAGCAATTTGGTGCTCTTTGTCCTGCTCGCCAT
The window above is part of the Acidithiobacillus acidisediminis genome. Proteins encoded here:
- a CDS encoding DNA polymerase III subunit chi, encoding MSGTVNFYQLPALPLSVVESRRAICRVIAKAWQVLGRVDVLAASPELQKNYDDLLWTFHAGAFLPHGSTIQEPVYLFSDPQQRRPEARALVLLEWPGELPAIADTVERLIDFIPAAEADREAARKRYRQCKQAGYSIQMFPLEA
- a CDS encoding leucyl aminopeptidase, whose translation is MKISLEQNITIMDPCACLVIACHEQGQRTANAQKIEESSGGFLSRFLASGDFTAEPGQCQLLYGVPGIGAERLLLVGVGSGEKLADGKLQKAARALGQTIAKAQLTNVSLALCDVSIAHRSMSEAMEIWLRGILDAQYRFDQHKKPAKHPRRSLEQIHVLPAPENSATNQQEMQDAIATALAISQANDWARDLANQPGNICTPSWLAEQAVNMAAQRGIESEVLGPVEMEELGMHLLLGVAQGSRQEPRLIVLHYRGGAADAAPIVLVGKGLTFDAGGISLKPADKMDEMKYDMCGGAAALAAIQAAADLALPLNITVIVPASENLPDGQATKPGDIHRSMAGLSVEIINTDAEGRLILADALTYAKRFHPDVVIDMATLTGACIIALGHQTAAVLGNHEGLVAELLHAGRSSQDRAWELPLFEDYQEQLKSPFADLSNVGGRPAGTITAACFLSRFTEDYRWAHLDIAGVAWQSGENKGATGRPVPLLVHFLRQRAKAV
- the lptF gene encoding LPS export ABC transporter permease LptF, which translates into the protein MHIRLPLWSREQITSHIRHSVLLYFGIACAVVLSLLAIGQLSQILQQVASGQLPLRVVLQLLGLSVPTLLVTVLPLALFFAVYLVFANLYRHNEMMAIHGAGIGLQKLLLGLLPSVLVLVLLEAGLALWWAPASQQHLQDESARLAAAAAQALIQPGSFAHLPDGRVIYVGQEAGNKDRYQEIFIDLSHVGAPDYATAAYGKVQIDKKAGVSLLLIDGQRYLGQPGQPGYKIWSFARYRVDLAAPQQSAAGGQSWSAMPLVQLFAELARPNTHMHAMAELEWRFFWPLFLPVIVLLAIPLAYAEPRHPGRAGGILVGILLLLGANNLLVALKENLIQGKIAPVPGLFWTWILLAVLAGYLFYRRQADLPLLPAWLRGVLP